DNA from Sulfitobacter albidus:
CGTGCAGCAATTCTTTTTCGATCCGCGCGACTAGATCAGCACGCCGCCCTCGTGGCGCAGCAGGGCCACCTTTGTCTCGACCCCACCTGCCCCGGAAAATCCGGTCATGCCCCGCGCGCCCATGACGCGGTGGCAGGGGATGATGATCGGGATCGGATTGGCCCCGCAGGCCTGCCCCACCGCCTGCGCAGGCACCCCCAGCGCACGGGCGATATCACCGTAGGTGAGCGTCTGGCCGTAGGGGATCGCGGACATCTGCGCGCAAACCGCGCGTTGGAAATCCGAGCCAGCGACGCGCAGCGGCAGATCAAAGACCTCCCGCCTGCCTGCGGCATAGTCGGTGATCTGGGCACAAGCTTCCTGCAACAGTTTTGTGCTGTCCTCGGCCGGGGCATGACCCCAATTGAGTGCGGTAATCGCGCCATTCCGTTCCGTGAGGATAAGCGGGCCGAATTGGGTCTGGATTGAACATTCAGGCATGGGATCACTGTGCGCCGGGATGCGCGCGGGCTCAATCCGTTTCCTGCGCAAGGCCCAGACGGATCGGTCCGCGCGCGGTTTCCGCATCGACGGTCTCGCCCTTTTGCGTCACCGCGATCCTTCCCTCTTTGGCCAGATCGCCCGCAACCCGCCGCACCTGAGGCATCAACGCGCGCCAGTCCGCGCCCAGCGCGCGGGCAACTTCCGAGGGGCAGATCGTCTTGCCCGCCCCCCGGTCGATCACCTGTGCGGTGATCTCATCCGCGATGCGGTCATCCGACGGCGTCATCGCAGCGCGCGCAGACGTCCGCGTGGGCGTGGGTGCCGATATCCGGCAGCACTTTCCAGCAGCGCGCGCATTTCGCACCCTCGGCCTTGGCAAAGACGACCGCGACGCCGTCCACTTCCGGCAAGCGGAAGGCATCGGCGGGGGCCGCGTCGCCCGTCACCTTGATCTGGCTGGTGATGCTCACATCCTCGAAGGACACCGATTCCAGCGCGGCGCGCTGCGTGTCATCGGCGACATAGACGATGGGGGCGGCCTCCAGCGAGGCGCCGATGACCTTGTCGGTGCGCTGCACCTCCAGCGCCGCCGTGACCACCCGGCGCGCGGCGCGCACCTGCGCCCATTTCGCCGCCAGATCCGCGTCCAGCCAGCCGTCGGGCGTGGCGGGGATGTCCTGCAGGTGAACGGAGGCGTCGTCCGCGTCGAACCGCTCCAGCCAGACCTCTTCCATGGTGAAGACCAGCACGGGCGCGAGCCATGTGGTCAGACGGTGGAAGAGCAGATCCATCACCGTGCGCGCGGCCCGGCGGCGCAGCGTGTCGCCGTCGCAATAGAGCGCGTCCTTGCGGATATCGAAGTAGAACGCCGACAGATCCAGCGTGGCAAAATCGAATACCGCGCGGAACACGCCCTGAAAATCAAACCGCGCGTAGCCCTCGCGCACCTGCGTGTCCAGCTCCGCCAGACGGTGCAGCACCCAGCGCTCCAGCTCGGGCATCTCGGCGGCCTCGACGCGGTCGGCCTCGGTGAAATCCCCCAACGCGCCGAGCATATAGCGCATGGTATTGCGCAGGCGGCGGTAGCTGTCGGCGGTGCCTTTCAGGATCTCCGGCCCGATGCGCTGGTCCAGCGTATAGTCCGTCTGCGCAACCCAAAGGCGCAGGATATCGGCGCCGTATTGCTTGATCACGTCCTCGGGCGGGGTGATGTTGCCCAGCGACTTGGACTGTTTGAAACCCTTCTGGTCGAGCGTCATGCCATGAGTGACCACCTGCCGGTAGGGCGCGCGCCCCGTGGTGCCCACCGATTGCAGCAGGGATGAATGGAACCACCCGCGGTGCTGGTCGGTGCCTTCCATATAGACATCCGCGATCCCATCGTCAGAGCCGTCAGCCCGGTCGCGAAGGGTAAATGCGTGGGTCGACCCGGAATCGAACCACACATCAAGGATGTCCATCACCTGATCATAGTCATCGGGGTTCACGATCCCGCTCAGAAACCGCTCCTTGGCCCCGTCCTCGTACCAGACGTCGGCGCCATCGGCCTCGAACGCCTCGACGATGCGGGCGTTCACCTCTTCGTTGCGCAGCAGGTAGTCGTCGTCGGTCGGCAGCGCCCCGCGCTTGGTGAAACACGTCAGCGGCACGCCCCAGGCGCGCTGGCGGGAGAGCACCCAATCAGGCCGCGCCTCCATCATCGAATGAAGCCGGTTGCGCCCGGATTTGGGCGTCCATTTGACGTTGTCGATCTCGGTCAGCGCGCGTTCGCGGATGGTTGTGCCGTGAGTGTCCAGACCGTCGCCCACGGGCTTGTCGATGGCGGCGAACCACTGCGGCGTGTTGCGGTAGATCACCGGCGCCTTTGAGCGCCAGCTGTGCGGATAGCTATGCTTGATCTTGCCGCGCGCCATCAGGCCACCCACCTCGACCAGCTTGTCGATGACGGCGGTGTTGGCGTCGCCTTCCTTGCCCTTGCGGTTGAGGATGTATTTGCCGCCAAAGAACGGCAGATCAGGCCGGAAGGAGCCATCGTCGAGCACGTTGTAGGTGATCACCTGCTGCAGCATCCCCAGATCGCGGTAGAGCTCGTATTCCTCCATCCCGTGGCTGGGCGCGCAGTGCACGAAGCCGGTGCCTTCGGTGTCGGTCACGAACTCGGCGGCGCGGAAATCGCGGGGCTTATCCCATTCTCTTTTTGAACCCGGAGTATTCGCAAGAGGGTGTAGCAGTTCAATTTCTTCGAGAGTCTGATGCTTTACCTCGCCAAGATGTCGCCAGTCCTTTACTCTAGCTTTTTCGAAGGTTTGCTCCGCAAGTTTGCTGGCGATGATATATCGCTCACCAACTTTCGCCCAACACTCCTCTTCGACTGCTGTTACTTCATAAAGATCGTATCGGACGCTATTCGAGAAAACTACGGCCTTATTGGACGGGATTGTCCAAGGTGTAGTTGTCCAGATCGGAACAATTGCCCCCTCCAAATCAAAAGCTTCCTGTTCTGCCTTAGTCATGACAGTTGGTTCTGTTCCTCTTTCAGAGACAGGGATTAGTTTAGGCTTCCTTTTGACCTCGAACTTCACCCAGATCGTAAAGCTGTCCTTGTCGTGATACTCCACCTCCGCCTCGGCCAGCGCGGTCTGCTCAATGGGTGACCACATCACGGGTTTGGAGCCCTGATAGAGCGTGCCGTTCATCAGGAATTTCATGAATTCCTCGGCGATCACGCGCTCGGCGTGGAAATCCATCGTCAGGTACGGCTCGGCCCAGTTGCCGGTGATGCCCAGACGTTTGAACTCCTCGCGCTGGATGTCGACCCAGCCCGCGGCGAACTCGCGGCATTCGGCGCGGAATTCGTTGATCGGCACGTCGTCCTTGTTGCGGCCCTTCTTGCGGTAGGCTTCCTCGATCTTCCATTCGATGGGCAGGCCGTGGCAATCCCAGCCGGGGATATAGCGCGCGTCGTATCCCATCATCTGGTGGGAGCGCACGATCATGTCCTTGATCGTCTTGTTGAGCGCGTGACCGATGTGCAGATGCCCGTTCGCGTAGGGCGGGCCGTCGTGCAGGGTAAAGCTTTCGCGCCCCGTCTTTTCGCGCAAACGGTCGTAGATGCCGATGCGTTCCCAGCGTTCCAGCCACGCGGGTTCCCGTTTGGGCAGGCCCGCGCGCATCGGAAAATCGGTCTTGGGCAGGGTCAGGGTGGATTTATAGTCGGGCGTTTCGGCGCACATCTGGAGCGTCCTTTTTCTGTCGTCTCAAGGCATGGGAATGGGGGGCGGTGCGAGGGCTCGAACACCTGTGCCCGGCGGCGCGCAGATCAGCGCAGCGCCGGGAGCGTAATTCGCCGTATGAAAGCACGCAACATCATGTCGCGGCGGTTATAGGCGCGCGCGCGCGGCGGGGCAAGCGCGCTATTGCGCGCCCTGCTCGGGCGGCAGCGCGGGCGGCCCGTCGCGGCCATCGCGCGCCTGCGCCCAGCGGTTGAGCCACGCAAGCGCGGCCAGCGACAGCCCGAGGATCAGCAACGAGAACACGCGCGTGAGGCCATCCAGCTCGCCAATATCGACAAAGAACACCTTGGCCACGGCCAACCCGATCACGACCAGCCCCCCTTGCGCAGCCCCGGCGCGCGGCGGGCGAGCGATTGGTAGAACAGCGCCGCCCCGGCGGCGAGCAGCACGACGGTATAGGTGTAAAGCTCGGGCTGGCTCATCGGCTCGTATAGCGGCATCGCCGCGCCGCCCTGCCAGAAGTGGCGGATCGTGGCAAAGCCCCAGACCAGCGCCAGCAGCGCCCCTGCCCCGGCAATCGCCTTGCGCACCCGCGGATCGAGGGCGCGCAGCCGCCACGCGCCGATCAGCAACACCAGTGCGGGCACCAGATAGGCCGCCGCCAGCGTGTTGATCAGCACCGGACCCAGCACGTGCTGCGTCTCGCTACCATTGTTGAGCGGGTTTGCCGCCGTCAGCGCCACCAGCGCGGCCATCGCACCGATTGCGCCAAACACGCCCGCCAGCACAGCGCGCACCCGGTTGAGCAAACCCGACAGATCGCCCATCCGCTGAAGCTGCGCCAGCGCCAGCCCCAGCCAGATCGCGGCGTTCAGCCCAAGCGTCCAATGCGCATCGTCGTATGCCACGCCAAAGCGCGCCTCGATCCCGCGGAAGATCAGCAGGCTTAGCACCAGCCCCCCGTCGACCACGCGGCACTGTCGAGCATCAGCTTGGCCGTCGGCCGCTCCAACGGGCGGAGGAACCAGAGCGACGCGAGCAGGATGACCAGCGTGCCGATATAGGCGAGTGTGAAATCCGCGTTCGAGGCCGCGCGGCCAAAATCCAGCCCCGGATCGGCCACCAGACGGTAGCCCAGCGTCACCACACCCGCCGCGATGAACCACGTCAGCTGCGGCAGGCGCCAGATCCGATCAAGCGCTGCGGCGGCCAGAACGGTCACCCCCAGCGCGACCGTCAGCGCCACATCGCTCAGCACCACGACAAAGGCGAAGGCCATGCACGACAGCGCCGACATCACGGCAAAGCTGGCGCGCAGGCGGTTCTCGCCATCCGCGCGGGCAAAGCGTTCGGCAAAGGCGACCATCAGCGCGGCCAGCCCCGCCGCGTGCAGCGCCCAAGGGTAGGCGCCGATGACCTCGGAAGGGGTCCAGCCATACTCCAGCGCCATGGCCATCGCAGGGGCAAAAAGAACCGCGATTACGGCCCAGAGGACGGCAAAATCACCCCCCCGCAGCGCGCGCCAGCAGGCCGCGACCGAGACCGCGACGCCAAGGCCCAGCAGGATCGTCACGACCCACGGAAACGCCGCCTCGGGCGCGTCGACGTATGTGTTGGCAAAGCCGCGCGCCAGCGCGCTGCGGTCCAGCCCCTGCAACAGAACCGATGCGATCAGGGCCGCGCCGGGCAACAACGGCTGGTCCTGCAATGCGGGTGCTGCCCGCGACCACAGGATCAACGCCACCGTCAGCGCGGTGAGCAAGAGCAGCGACAGCCACGATGTATCCGCCCGCCCGCCAAAATACGTCAGCAGCAGGAACGCGCTTGCCGCGACGCTGGCGAAGGCCATGACCGTGGGAAACTGCGGCCAGCCGCGCGTGCCAATTGCCACGCGCGCCAGCACACCCACGGTGGTGACCGGTCCGCTGTGATCCGGCCACAGCCCGCGCGCCGGGATCAGGATCGCCAGCACCGGCAGGGCCGCGAAGTATGCGACGCCGGCCCAATGGCTCTGCCCCGGCAGGCCCAGCGCCACCAATGTGCCCATTGTATAGGCGCCCAGCAGCGTCAGCGCCGAAATCCAGCCCCAGCGGCGCAGCGTATCGACGCCAAGCCCCAGCACCGCAATGATGGCGAAGTAGCCCAGCAGCGGGCTTGCGTCGCTGCTGGAACTCTCCAACACCACCGGCGCCGCGTAGGCGCCGATCACGCCCACCGCAACCAGAAGCGGCCCGTGCATCCAGCCCAGCACCATCGCGATCAGCGCCACCGCCACCATCCCGATCATCGCCGCATTGCCGCCGATCAGATCATACAGCATCCGCGCCGACAGGATCGCCCCAAACAGCGTCACGATCCCCGCACCCGAGAATACCGAGGGCAGATAGGCGGTCAGCGATTGCTCCCCATCGCCGAAACGGCGACGGATCCATTCACC
Protein-coding regions in this window:
- a CDS encoding methylated-DNA--[protein]-cysteine S-methyltransferase; the protein is MPECSIQTQFGPLILTERNGAITALNWGHAPAEDSTKLLQEACAQITDYAAGRREVFDLPLRVAGSDFQRAVCAQMSAIPYGQTLTYGDIARALGVPAQAVGQACGANPIPIIIPCHRVMGARGMTGFSGAGGVETKVALLRHEGGVLI
- a CDS encoding DUF3253 domain-containing protein, whose protein sequence is MTPSDDRIADEITAQVIDRGAGKTICPSEVARALGADWRALMPQVRRVAGDLAKEGRIAVTQKGETVDAETARGPIRLGLAQETD
- the ileS gene encoding isoleucine--tRNA ligase; this encodes MCAETPDYKSTLTLPKTDFPMRAGLPKREPAWLERWERIGIYDRLREKTGRESFTLHDGPPYANGHLHIGHALNKTIKDMIVRSHQMMGYDARYIPGWDCHGLPIEWKIEEAYRKKGRNKDDVPINEFRAECREFAAGWVDIQREEFKRLGITGNWAEPYLTMDFHAERVIAEEFMKFLMNGTLYQGSKPVMWSPIEQTALAEAEVEYHDKDSFTIWVKFEVKRKPKLIPVSERGTEPTVMTKAEQEAFDLEGAIVPIWTTTPWTIPSNKAVVFSNSVRYDLYEVTAVEEECWAKVGERYIIASKLAEQTFEKARVKDWRHLGEVKHQTLEEIELLHPLANTPGSKREWDKPRDFRAAEFVTDTEGTGFVHCAPSHGMEEYELYRDLGMLQQVITYNVLDDGSFRPDLPFFGGKYILNRKGKEGDANTAVIDKLVEVGGLMARGKIKHSYPHSWRSKAPVIYRNTPQWFAAIDKPVGDGLDTHGTTIRERALTEIDNVKWTPKSGRNRLHSMMEARPDWVLSRQRAWGVPLTCFTKRGALPTDDDYLLRNEEVNARIVEAFEADGADVWYEDGAKERFLSGIVNPDDYDQVMDILDVWFDSGSTHAFTLRDRADGSDDGIADVYMEGTDQHRGWFHSSLLQSVGTTGRAPYRQVVTHGMTLDQKGFKQSKSLGNITPPEDVIKQYGADILRLWVAQTDYTLDQRIGPEILKGTADSYRRLRNTMRYMLGALGDFTEADRVEAAEMPELERWVLHRLAELDTQVREGYARFDFQGVFRAVFDFATLDLSAFYFDIRKDALYCDGDTLRRRAARTVMDLLFHRLTTWLAPVLVFTMEEVWLERFDADDASVHLQDIPATPDGWLDADLAAKWAQVRAARRVVTAALEVQRTDKVIGASLEAAPIVYVADDTQRAALESVSFEDVSITSQIKVTGDAAPADAFRLPEVDGVAVVFAKAEGAKCARCWKVLPDIGTHAHADVCARCDDAVG
- a CDS encoding DUF2339 domain-containing protein — translated: MDGLIALIGLVVLAIPVSIVALFIMLGSARRRIDALEQALRAQAAPAPATPRAAQAEPPRASPARAETPVARPPEPEPARKPAPPKTPPNLPPAPPAPRTPGPVEAALAQLGPWLQQNWFYAVSAASLALAGIFLVQYGMENGLLPPRARVAAGLGFGAALIGLGEWIRRRFGDGEQSLTAYLPSVFSGAGIVTLFGAILSARMLYDLIGGNAAMIGMVAVALIAMVLGWMHGPLLVAVGVIGAYAAPVVLESSSSDASPLLGYFAIIAVLGLGVDTLRRWGWISALTLLGAYTMGTLVALGLPGQSHWAGVAYFAALPVLAILIPARGLWPDHSGPVTTVGVLARVAIGTRGWPQFPTVMAFASVAASAFLLLTYFGGRADTSWLSLLLLTALTVALILWSRAAPALQDQPLLPGAALIASVLLQGLDRSALARGFANTYVDAPEAAFPWVVTILLGLGVAVSVAACWRALRGGDFAVLWAVIAVLFAPAMAMALEYGWTPSEVIGAYPWALHAAGLAALMVAFAERFARADGENRLRASFAVMSALSCMAFAFVVVLSDVALTVALGVTVLAAAALDRIWRLPQLTWFIAAGVVTLGYRLVADPGLDFGRAASNADFTLAYIGTLVILLASLWFLRPLERPTAKLMLDSAAWSTGGWC